A genomic window from Hyla sarda isolate aHylSar1 chromosome 8, aHylSar1.hap1, whole genome shotgun sequence includes:
- the LOC130285284 gene encoding uncharacterized protein LOC130285284, with the protein MSEENKTVSDPSQDRIQTMVDASVSKSVQAAIVTLQDTITKSMNLVLARVKGPGKSKSKRRHLSVDPYSKPTRYTLESHTPSKSQANDSVPIRGINQSDNTSSTLEEAHSSKRKKVDFRSKPDSFRESSSEDSDHSDIEDVDDILYISEEGGSDHDDPALQDDTKTGDSNDPFFDPSLIYHPRSGELLPEPKVAEYLAMWVFKSLDKASRSKLKSECPRPSLPHNSSATPELDPLLNKFLFKTGKNPKKGIDRSFKACQDKLMDLLGPLTKILNLAELASNSNTSVDTETLKGWAQRAICLFGNANAALSTERKRSILMKIDPQLTNLASTEPPNPTKGLLFGDEFIKEMNKYVGLFSSLSKAQVSMKKVFSQKIFGKAGRGRGRSSSRSTQYRPQYRTTYNPPQPSFTTPTPTPFFPYRGRPWRARGQRGYPRSRPSSVQQ; encoded by the exons atgtctgaggaaaataaaaCTGTATCTGATCCTTCACAGGATCGTATTCAAACAATGGTGGACGCATCTGTGTCCAAATCGGTTCAAGCAGCGATTGTCACCTTACAAGACACAATCACAAAATCCATGAACCTGGTTTTGGCAC gggttaaaggacctggAAAGTCCAAATCAAAGAGACGACATTTGTCTGTTGATCCTTATTCCAAACCTACTAGATACACTTTAGAATCTCATACCCCCTCCAAATCACAGGCAAATGACTCCGTCCCTATAAGGGGAATTAACCAGTCAGATAATACTTCTTCCACCCTAGAAGAGGCTCACTCCTCTAAACGGAAAAAAGTGGACTTTAGATCCAAACCAGACTCCTTTAGAGAGTCCTCATCTGAAGATTCTGATCACTCAGACATTGAGGATGTGGACGATATTTTATATATCTCTGAGGAAGGTGGCTCAGACCATGACGACCCTGCTCTGCAGGACGACACCAAAACAGGTGATTCTAATGACCCCTTTTTCGATCCCTCATTGATTTATCACCCTCGGTCAGGGGAATTGTTACCTGAACCTAAGGTAGCTGAATATCTGGCTATGTGGGTATTTAAATCTCTGGACAAGGCTTCTAGGAGCAAATTAAAGTCAGAGTGCCCCCGCCCATCTCTCCCGCATAATTCTTCGGCCACCCCCGAGTTGGACCCTTTACtcaataaatttttatttaagacGGGAAAGAATCCAAAGAAAGGGATCGACCGCAGCTTCAAGGCTTGCCAGGACAAACTTATGGACCTGCTAGGTCCATTAACCAAAATTCTCAATTTGGCAGAACTGGCTTCTAACTCAAATACTTCGGTGGATACCGAAACTCTGAAGGGATGGGCTCAAAGAGCCATATGCTTATTCGGCAATGCCAATGCCGCTCTCTCTACAGAGAGAAAGAGGTCTATTCTAATGAAAATAGACCCGCAGTTGACCAATTTGGCCTCTACGGAGCCACCTAATCCTACTAAAGGATTACTCTTTGGAGACGAGTTCATAAAAGAAATGAACAAATACGTGGGCCTGTTTTCGTCTTTAAGTAAGGCACAGGTCTCTATGAAGAAGGTCTTCTCTCAGAAGATTTTTGGAAAGGCTGGAAGAGGCAGGGGCCGCTCTTCCAGCCGCTCAACTCAGTATAGACCCCAATATAGAACCACATATAACCCACCACAACCCTCCTTCACTACACCCACCCCGACACCATTCTTCCCATACAGGGGCAGACCTTGGCGCGCACGAGGACAACGGGGTTACCCACGATCCAGACCATCTTCAG TGCAACAATAA